DNA from Arthrobacter sp. PvP023:
CGAGGTTGAGCACGGCGTTGTCGACGCTTTGCAGCGTGCGGCCGATGGCACGGCTGAGGCTCACGCGGATGAGCGTCCCGTGGGCAACCACCAGGACGCGGCGGCCGCGGAACTCTTCGGCCAGTGCTTCCAGCGCGGCCAAACCGCGGGAGGCTGCCTGGTCTTCGCTTTCCGCGCCGCGGAAACCGCCGGGGATGCGCAGGGCTTCAAGTTCGGGGCCGGCCTGCAGGCCCTCCGCCGGCCCGAAGCTGCGCTCGGTGAGCTCCGGCACGTGCCGGGCCACGCTGAGGCCCAGCCCGTCGGCAATCAGGTTGGCGGTTTCCGCGGCACGGCTCAGCGGCGAGGATACGATCGCGTCCCACTCGTGGCCGGACAGGGCGGCGGCGGCGGCGCGCGCCTGTCCGCGGCCGACGTCATTGAGCGGAATGTCCGTGGATCCCTGCAGCCTGCGCTGCGCATTCCAGTCAGTCTGGCCATGGCGGACAAGGGCGAAGGTCGTAAGGGTCATGCCTTCCATTGTGCCTTGACCCGTTGGGATTATCGTTGGAGACCACCTATCTGACGCAGGAGGGGCGATGGCACGCATCTTCATCACCGGCTCAACCGACGGACTTGGACGGGCTGCCGCACAGTCCCTCCACGACAACGGCCATGACGTCATCGTGCACGCACGGAGCGTCCAACGGCTGGCCGGGATACAGGATCTCCTTGACCTTGGGGCCACGGGCGTAGTCGGCGACCTGTCAGACATCGAGCAAACACGCGACCTCGCCCGCCAAGTGAACCGAAGCGGGCCGGTGGACGCGGTGATTCATAACGCGGGCGTGCTCCACAGCCCGCACATCTTCCAAGTCAACGTCGTCGCCCCGTACCTTCTGACCGCCCTCATCCATCGCCCTCGCCGGCTGGTCTACCTCAGCAGCGGCATGCACCGCGGCGGCCGCGCCTCCCTTGCCGCCATCCGTCAGGGCGCGCAGCCACAAAGCGTCTCCTATTCCGACAGCAAGCTCTACATCACCACCCTTGCCGCAGCCATTGCCAGGCTGTGGCCGGACGTTCTGACCAACTCAGTGGACCCCGGCTGGGTCCCCACCAGGATGGGCGGCGCCGGCGCTCCGGACGACCTGCGGCTCGGTCGCCTCACCCAGGAATGGCTTGCCGCCAACGACGACCCGGAGGCGCTCACGAGCGGCGGCTACTGGCACCATCAGCACAGGGAAAAGGCACACCCCTCCGTCTACGACCATCGGTTCCAGGCTGAGCTCATCAACCTCCTCGCCCGCCTCACCGGAGAAAGCCTCACTTAAGGCCCGTGGCCTTCAGGAACTGCCCCCTACGCTTGGGCGGGCAGGCCTCCGGTGCTGGCTCAGCCGTAGAAGGCCGGTGCTACCCGAGTCCGGCAGCTTCCCGCGCGAGCTTGGTGACCTGCTTCCAGTCGTTGTCTTCGATGGCTGTCCTCGGCGTGAGCCAGCTGCCGCCCACGCAGGAAACGTTCGGCAGCGCGAGGTATGCCGGTGCTGAGCTGAGGCTGACTCCGCCTGTCGGGCAGAACTGCACCTGCGGGATGGGAGCTCCGATGGCAGCGAGGTATTCGGGTCCACCCGCGGGTCCGGCGGGGAAGAACTTCATGGCGTTTAGTCCCCGTTCCAGGACAGCCATCACTTCGCCCACCGTGGCCACGCCGGGCAGGAGCGGCAGGCCCAGCTCCAGCATGTGATCCAGCAGGGAGGGTGTGACGCCGGGGCTGACCAGGAACCGGGCTCCGGCAGCTACCGCGGCATCGGCCTGGGCCGGAGTCAGGACAGTGCCGGCACCAACCAGGATCTCGGGCACCTCGTCCGCAATGTGTTTGAGCGACGTGAGGGCGCTCTCCGTCCGGAGGGTGAGTTCGATGATGCGGACGCCGCCGTCGGCCAGTGCCAGGGCAAGGGGAACAGCGTGCCGCGGGTCATCGACAGTCACCACCGGGATGACGGGGGAAACGTTCAGGATGCTGGTGGCATCAGCCATGGTTGATCTCATTTCTCAGGCCGTCCAGCCCGTGGGTGTCAATGATGCGGTACCAGTGCATGAGGAGGCCGGCAAACCCCTGGTGTGCCGCGAGTTCGCCGTCGAAGATGGTGCGGCAGCCGAGCAGTGCGGGCACCACCGTTGCGGCGGTGCGCGTCGTTGGAAGTTGTGCATGGAGCGCCGGCGCGAGCGGATCGTCCAGCTCCGCCGTCGGGGTTGAGGCCACATGGTGCATCCATGCAGCAACGGCCAGGGCCGTCCAGCGGGGCTCGCGGCCGGCGTCCAGGCCGGCGCGGACCGTGGTCAAGAGCCGCAGTCCGATTTTCTGGGATCCGTCGCTTCCCACCTTGGCGGTGGTGTGTCCCAGCGCGGGATTCGCGAAACGGCTGAGCACCTGCGCGCAGTACGCTGCGCCGTCCAGTCCGGCTGGAAGGCTGATCGTGGGAAGGGCGTCCTCGGCCATCATGCGGCTGCAGGCGGTGCGGAACGCGTCCTCCCCCACGGCGTCACTGATGGTGGTTTTGCCCGTCGCCAGCCCCAGGTACGCCAGCATGGAATGGCTGGCGTTCAGCAGGCGCAGCTTGGCCGCTTCCCAGGCGGCAACGTCGGAGCTGAAGAGCGCTCCGGCGTCCTCCCAGCGCGGGCGGCGCGACGCGAAGTTGTCCTCGATCACCCACTGCAGGAAGGGCTCGGCCACCACGGCGGCCTCGTCCCGGAGTCCCAGTTCACGCTCGACGGCGTCAAGGTCACCCGCCGTGGTGGCCGGCACCATCCGGTCCACCATGGTGCTCGGGAAGGACACGTTGTCCGCCATCCATGACACCAGCGGATCGGCCTCTTGGGCGGGCAAAGCGGCGGCAAAGGCGTGCACGAGGCTCCGGGTGAGTTCCCCGTTGCCGGGAAGGTTGTCGCACGAGACCACGGTGAGGGGTCCG
Protein-coding regions in this window:
- a CDS encoding SDR family NAD(P)-dependent oxidoreductase; the protein is MARIFITGSTDGLGRAAAQSLHDNGHDVIVHARSVQRLAGIQDLLDLGATGVVGDLSDIEQTRDLARQVNRSGPVDAVIHNAGVLHSPHIFQVNVVAPYLLTALIHRPRRLVYLSSGMHRGGRASLAAIRQGAQPQSVSYSDSKLYITTLAAAIARLWPDVLTNSVDPGWVPTRMGGAGAPDDLRLGRLTQEWLAANDDPEALTSGGYWHHQHREKAHPSVYDHRFQAELINLLARLTGESLT
- a CDS encoding histidine phosphatase family protein, whose product is MEGMTLTTFALVRHGQTDWNAQRRLQGSTDIPLNDVGRGQARAAAAALSGHEWDAIVSSPLSRAAETANLIADGLGLSVARHVPELTERSFGPAEGLQAGPELEALRIPGGFRGAESEDQAASRGLAALEALAEEFRGRRVLVVAHGTLIRVSLSRAIGRTLQSVDNAVLNLAHHHAVDGWQLEYFNGERFAAPVEA
- a CDS encoding mannitol dehydrogenase family protein; this encodes MHLGLGAFARAHTAVLTETAMLSAGDFGWGIIGVTQRSDTVARQLAPQDGLFTVTERGSGAAPPRVVSSIVEVLSGRDNPGTVTDRIAAPSTSVVTLTVTEKGYRIDPRTGILDFADEQVQADLAGQAPQTSIGQIARGIQRRARADAGPLTVVSCDNLPGNGELTRSLVHAFAAALPAQEADPLVSWMADNVSFPSTMVDRMVPATTAGDLDAVERELGLRDEAAVVAEPFLQWVIEDNFASRRPRWEDAGALFSSDVAAWEAAKLRLLNASHSMLAYLGLATGKTTISDAVGEDAFRTACSRMMAEDALPTISLPAGLDGAAYCAQVLSRFANPALGHTTAKVGSDGSQKIGLRLLTTVRAGLDAGREPRWTALAVAAWMHHVASTPTAELDDPLAPALHAQLPTTRTAATVVPALLGCRTIFDGELAAHQGFAGLLMHWYRIIDTHGLDGLRNEINHG
- the eda gene encoding bifunctional 4-hydroxy-2-oxoglutarate aldolase/2-dehydro-3-deoxy-phosphogluconate aldolase → MADATSILNVSPVIPVVTVDDPRHAVPLALALADGGVRIIELTLRTESALTSLKHIADEVPEILVGAGTVLTPAQADAAVAAGARFLVSPGVTPSLLDHMLELGLPLLPGVATVGEVMAVLERGLNAMKFFPAGPAGGPEYLAAIGAPIPQVQFCPTGGVSLSSAPAYLALPNVSCVGGSWLTPRTAIEDNDWKQVTKLAREAAGLG